The Geodermatophilaceae bacterium NBWT11 genome has a segment encoding these proteins:
- a CDS encoding magnesium chelatase, with translation MSHPRRTVDEVTDAALQNAPAPTTLGELRDSGATPVGVKAEIRANLLARLAAGEPSLPGIVGFEDTVVPEVERALIAGHDLVLLGERGQGKTRLIRTLVGLLDEWTPVLVGSELNEHPLAPVSVWGLRQVAEHGDATPVGWLHRSDRFGEKLATPDTSVGDLIGDVDPIKVAEGRTLGDPETVHYGLVPRTNRGIFSINELPDLAERIQVALLNVLEERDIQIRGYRVRLPLDLLLVASANPEDYTNRGRIITPLKDRFGAEVRTHYPIELADEVRLLHQEANTSWGLGGAGLDAPVVPEHLVEIMARFTRLVRESSHVDQRSGVSARFAIAGLETIAASAVRRAAVAGETRPVARVVDLPSVVPASRGKVEFADASSDPEDERELEVLEHLLRQATAQTFRARCGGLDLTGLQEHFTGGEVVESGDLVSAPELMGQVGTVPNLAQLLGRVGVPEGEESAEQAAAAVEFALEGLWLTRRLAKDTDGNRTVYGA, from the coding sequence ATGTCACACCCCCGTCGTACCGTGGACGAGGTGACGGACGCCGCACTGCAGAACGCCCCTGCTCCCACCACCCTGGGCGAGCTCCGCGACAGCGGAGCCACCCCCGTCGGCGTCAAGGCCGAGATCCGCGCCAACCTGCTCGCCCGGCTCGCCGCCGGCGAGCCCTCCCTCCCCGGCATCGTCGGGTTCGAGGACACCGTCGTGCCCGAGGTCGAGCGGGCCCTCATCGCCGGCCACGACCTGGTCCTGCTCGGCGAGCGGGGCCAGGGCAAGACCCGCCTCATCCGGACCCTGGTGGGCCTGCTCGACGAGTGGACCCCCGTGCTGGTCGGCAGCGAGCTCAACGAGCACCCGCTGGCCCCGGTCAGCGTGTGGGGCCTGCGCCAGGTCGCCGAGCACGGCGACGCCACCCCGGTCGGCTGGCTGCACCGCAGCGACCGCTTCGGGGAGAAGCTGGCCACCCCCGACACGAGCGTCGGCGACCTGATCGGCGACGTCGACCCGATCAAGGTCGCCGAGGGCCGCACCCTGGGCGACCCGGAGACCGTGCACTACGGCCTGGTCCCCCGCACCAACCGCGGGATCTTCAGCATCAACGAGCTGCCCGACCTCGCCGAGCGCATCCAGGTGGCCCTGCTCAACGTGCTCGAGGAGCGCGACATCCAGATCCGCGGCTACCGGGTCCGGCTGCCGCTGGACCTGCTGCTGGTCGCCTCGGCCAACCCGGAGGACTACACCAACCGCGGGCGGATCATCACCCCGCTCAAGGACCGGTTCGGTGCCGAGGTCCGCACGCACTACCCGATCGAGCTCGCCGACGAGGTCCGGCTGCTGCACCAGGAGGCGAACACCTCCTGGGGCCTGGGCGGCGCGGGGCTGGACGCCCCGGTCGTGCCCGAGCACCTGGTCGAGATCATGGCCCGCTTCACCCGCTTGGTCCGCGAGTCCAGCCACGTCGACCAGCGCTCGGGCGTCAGCGCCCGGTTCGCCATCGCCGGCCTGGAGACCATCGCGGCCTCCGCCGTCCGTCGGGCCGCCGTGGCCGGGGAGACCCGCCCGGTCGCCCGGGTGGTCGACCTGCCCAGCGTGGTGCCGGCCAGCCGCGGCAAGGTCGAGTTCGCCGACGCCAGCTCCGACCCCGAGGACGAGCGGGAGCTGGAGGTGCTGGAGCACCTGCTGCGGCAGGCCACCGCGCAGACCTTCCGGGCCCGCTGCGGCGGGCTGGACCTCACCGGGCTGCAGGAGCACTTCACCGGCGGCGAGGTCGTGGAGTCCGGCGACCTGGTGTCCGCACCCGAGCTGATGGGCCAGGTGGGCACCGTCCCCAACCTGGCCCAGCTGCTCGGCCGGGTCGGGGTGCCCGAGGGCGAGGAGTCCGCCGAACAGGCCGCTGCCGCCGTGGAGTTCGCCCTGGAGGGTCTGTGGTTGACCCGCCGGTTGGCCAAGGACACCGACGGCAACCGCACGGTCTACGGGGCCTGA
- a CDS encoding ABC transporter permease — MSSLSHTVSDSLVITRRNLIKVKRVPDLIVFATLSPIMFVLLFRYVFGGAINLPDGITYAEFLLPGIFAQTVVFGSTTTGASIAEDLQKGLIDRFRSLPMSRAAVLIGRTVADLGLNAISIVVMALTGLVVGWRITSSVPEAIGGFLLLLLFAFAVSWMMALVGLLVRTPEVVNNASFIVIFPLTFVANTFVPLESFPSVLRTFAEWNPVSSVVQAARELFGNQPASAPVPDAWALQNPVLYTIIWAAVILAVFVPLAVRAYLKTSTR; from the coding sequence ATGAGCTCCCTGTCGCACACCGTCTCCGACAGCCTGGTCATCACCCGCCGCAACCTCATCAAGGTCAAGCGGGTGCCCGACCTGATCGTGTTCGCGACGTTGTCGCCGATCATGTTCGTGCTGCTGTTCCGCTACGTCTTCGGTGGCGCGATCAACCTGCCCGACGGCATCACCTACGCCGAGTTCCTGCTGCCCGGGATCTTCGCCCAGACCGTGGTCTTCGGGTCCACGACCACCGGGGCGAGCATCGCCGAGGACCTGCAGAAGGGGCTCATCGACCGGTTCCGGTCGCTGCCGATGTCCCGCGCGGCGGTGCTCATCGGGCGCACGGTGGCCGACCTGGGGCTCAACGCCATCTCGATCGTGGTCATGGCGCTCACCGGGCTCGTGGTGGGCTGGCGGATCACCAGCTCGGTGCCCGAAGCCATCGGCGGGTTCCTGCTGCTCCTGCTCTTCGCCTTCGCGGTCAGCTGGATGATGGCGCTGGTCGGGCTGCTGGTGCGCACCCCCGAGGTGGTCAACAACGCCAGCTTCATCGTGATCTTCCCGCTGACGTTCGTGGCCAACACGTTCGTCCCGCTGGAGAGCTTCCCGTCGGTGCTGCGCACCTTCGCCGAGTGGAACCCGGTCTCCTCGGTGGTGCAGGCCGCGCGCGAGCTCTTCGGCAACCAGCCCGCCAGCGCTCCCGTGCCCGACGCCTGGGCGCTGCAGAACCCGGTGCTCTACACAATCATCTGGGCCGCGGTGATCCTCGCGGTGTTCGTCCCGCTGGCCGTGCGGGCCTACCTGAAGACGTCCACCCGGTGA
- a CDS encoding M3 family metallopeptidase, producing the protein MTDQPTSALSVDNPLAQPSTLPHGLPPFADLTLEHCREALLAGMAEQRAEVRAITAREGEPTFEDTVVALERSGALLDRARAVFYALASSNSSDRLREIEREIAPLAAAHSDALRLDPALFARIDAVHRAVAAGGHDLDAESVRLVERYHLDFVLAGAQLDGTGRDELRALNLRLSELSTTFGQNLVVATEAAAVLVEDAGQLAGLSDAEIEAAAVAAAERGREGFLLTLVLPSGQPAMAKLRDRELRRRLHEASIGRASSGEHDNGPVAAEIAHLRALRARLLGFPTHADLIAADQTAKTSAAVDELLGTLVPPAVANARAEGEVLAELAAADGVELAAWDWAFYSERVRAERYAVDSAALRPWFELDRVLVDGVFHAARLLYGYSFTLRPDLLAYHPDVRVWEVTDAAGEEVGLYLGDFFARDGKRGGAWMSSFVSQSTLLDTTPVVFNVLNVTRAAAGQPTLLTLDEVTTLFHEFGHTLHGLSSAVTYPRFSGTSVPRDFVEFPSQVNEMWALWPEVLDHYARHTRTDEPLGREVLTAIEAASLWGEGQGTLEYLAATLLDQAWHRIGPDTVVEDPQAFETAALEAAGVASDLVPPRYRTTYFQHVFAGGYSAGYYSYIWSEVLDADTVEWFKANGGLTRANGDAFRTKLLARGGSVDPLGAFRDVVGRDADTGPLLRRRGLDGAAQV; encoded by the coding sequence ATGACTGACCAGCCGACCTCCGCCCTGTCCGTGGACAACCCGCTCGCGCAGCCCTCGACGCTGCCGCACGGGCTCCCGCCCTTCGCCGACCTGACCCTGGAGCACTGCCGCGAGGCGCTGCTGGCCGGGATGGCCGAGCAGCGCGCCGAGGTGCGAGCGATCACCGCCCGCGAGGGGGAGCCGACGTTCGAGGACACCGTGGTCGCCCTGGAGCGGTCCGGTGCGCTGCTCGACAGGGCCCGGGCGGTCTTCTACGCCCTGGCGTCCTCGAACTCCTCCGACCGGTTGCGGGAGATCGAGCGGGAGATCGCCCCGCTGGCCGCTGCGCACTCCGACGCCCTGCGGCTGGACCCGGCGTTGTTCGCCCGGATCGACGCGGTGCACCGTGCGGTGGCCGCGGGCGGGCACGACCTGGACGCCGAGTCCGTCCGGCTCGTGGAGCGCTACCACCTGGACTTCGTGCTCGCCGGCGCGCAGCTGGACGGGACCGGCCGCGACGAGCTGCGGGCGCTGAACCTGCGCCTGTCGGAGCTGTCCACCACGTTCGGGCAGAACCTGGTGGTCGCCACCGAGGCCGCGGCCGTGCTCGTCGAGGACGCCGGTCAGCTGGCCGGCCTCAGCGACGCCGAGATCGAGGCCGCTGCGGTGGCGGCCGCCGAGCGTGGCCGGGAGGGCTTCCTGCTCACCCTGGTGCTGCCCAGCGGCCAGCCGGCGATGGCCAAGCTGCGTGACCGGGAGCTGCGCCGCCGGCTGCACGAGGCGTCCATCGGGCGGGCGTCCTCCGGGGAGCACGACAACGGCCCGGTCGCCGCCGAGATCGCCCACCTGCGGGCACTGCGGGCCCGGTTGCTGGGCTTCCCCACCCACGCCGACCTGATCGCCGCCGACCAGACCGCGAAGACCTCGGCCGCCGTCGACGAGCTGCTCGGCACGCTGGTGCCCCCGGCCGTGGCCAACGCCCGGGCCGAGGGGGAGGTGCTGGCCGAGCTGGCCGCCGCCGACGGGGTCGAGCTCGCCGCCTGGGACTGGGCCTTCTACTCCGAGCGGGTCCGGGCCGAGCGGTACGCGGTGGACAGTGCGGCACTGCGGCCGTGGTTCGAGCTGGACCGGGTGCTCGTCGACGGCGTCTTCCACGCCGCCCGGCTGCTCTACGGGTACTCCTTCACCCTCCGACCGGACCTGCTGGCCTACCACCCCGACGTCCGGGTCTGGGAGGTCACCGATGCCGCGGGGGAGGAGGTCGGGCTGTACCTGGGCGACTTCTTCGCCCGCGACGGCAAGCGCGGCGGGGCCTGGATGAGCTCCTTCGTCAGCCAGTCGACGCTGCTGGACACCACCCCGGTGGTCTTCAACGTCCTCAACGTCACCCGGGCCGCCGCCGGTCAGCCGACGCTGCTGACCCTCGACGAGGTCACCACGCTCTTCCACGAGTTCGGCCACACCCTGCACGGGCTCAGCTCGGCGGTCACCTACCCGCGCTTCAGCGGGACCAGCGTGCCGCGGGACTTCGTGGAGTTCCCCAGCCAGGTCAACGAGATGTGGGCGCTGTGGCCCGAGGTCCTCGACCACTACGCCCGGCACACCCGGACCGACGAGCCGCTGGGCCGCGAGGTGCTCACCGCGATCGAGGCGGCGTCCTTGTGGGGCGAGGGGCAGGGCACGCTGGAGTACCTGGCGGCGACGCTGCTCGACCAGGCCTGGCACCGGATCGGCCCCGACACCGTGGTCGAGGACCCGCAGGCGTTCGAGACCGCTGCGCTCGAGGCCGCCGGGGTGGCCTCGGACCTGGTGCCCCCGCGCTACCGCACCACGTACTTCCAGCACGTGTTCGCCGGCGGCTACTCGGCCGGGTACTACTCCTACATCTGGTCCGAGGTGCTCGACGCGGACACCGTGGAGTGGTTCAAGGCCAACGGCGGGCTCACCCGGGCCAACGGCGACGCGTTCCGCACCAAGCTGCTGGCCCGGGGCGGTTCGGTCGACCCGCTCGGCGCCTTCCGGGACGTCGTCGGCCGGGACGCCGACACCGGTCCGCTGCTGCGCCGCCGCGGTCTGGACGGGGCGGCACAGGTCTGA
- a CDS encoding RNHCP domain-containing protein codes for MAPPRARSRRAENTDFVCGHCAVLVPANTDGHYRNHCPFCLWSLHVDDLPGDRASECRQLMEPIGLVEKSGKGWQVVHRCTACGHHQPNRLVRDGASPDDLDLVLSLPWI; via the coding sequence GTGGCACCTCCCCGGGCCCGGTCACGCCGGGCGGAGAACACCGACTTCGTGTGCGGGCACTGCGCGGTGCTGGTCCCGGCCAACACCGACGGCCACTACCGCAACCACTGCCCGTTCTGCCTGTGGTCGCTGCACGTCGACGACCTGCCGGGCGACCGGGCGTCGGAGTGCCGGCAGCTGATGGAGCCGATCGGGCTGGTGGAGAAGTCGGGGAAGGGCTGGCAGGTGGTGCACCGGTGCACGGCCTGCGGCCACCACCAGCCCAACCGGCTCGTCCGGGACGGTGCCTCGCCCGACGACCTGGACCTGGTGCTGTCCCTGCCCTGGATCTGA
- a CDS encoding SGNH/GDSL hydrolase family protein → MTRASRARKLATAAVYGGGGVGLAGAALVQLLREEARRARRGIESRTAQADPPTGEGVYGHYRGAPLVLAVLGDSSAVGLGVQTAAETPGVLVAAALAELAERPVRLVKVARSGGRSTELAGQVERVLPHSPDIAMVMIGANDVTSRTKPAIAVRRLAEAVRTLEAAGCRVVVGTCPDLGTIRPIAQPLRTLARRWSRQLAAAQTIAVVAEGGRTVSLGSVLGPAFATDRTMFSSDEFHPSAAGYAAAAASLLPSIADSLGVWPASADRGLRSLRRDTVRPVAQAAARAAGRTGTEVQATEVRGEDAGPRGPWARLRRRRPPEMASPAEVGAVAADGVQVDR, encoded by the coding sequence GTGACGCGGGCGAGCAGGGCACGGAAGCTCGCCACGGCTGCCGTCTACGGCGGGGGCGGCGTCGGGCTGGCCGGGGCCGCCCTGGTGCAGCTCCTGCGCGAGGAGGCCCGGCGGGCCCGGCGGGGCATCGAGAGCCGCACCGCCCAGGCCGACCCGCCCACCGGCGAGGGCGTGTACGGCCACTACCGCGGCGCCCCGCTCGTGCTCGCGGTGCTGGGTGACTCCAGCGCCGTGGGGCTGGGCGTGCAGACCGCCGCGGAGACCCCCGGCGTGCTCGTGGCCGCGGCGCTGGCCGAGCTGGCCGAACGCCCGGTCCGGCTGGTCAAGGTGGCCCGCTCCGGCGGGCGCTCCACCGAGCTGGCCGGCCAGGTCGAGCGGGTGCTGCCGCACTCCCCCGACATCGCCATGGTGATGATCGGCGCCAACGACGTCACCAGCCGCACCAAGCCCGCGATCGCCGTCCGGCGGCTGGCCGAGGCCGTCCGCACCCTGGAGGCCGCCGGCTGCCGGGTCGTCGTGGGCACCTGCCCCGACCTCGGGACCATCCGGCCGATCGCCCAGCCGCTGCGCACGTTGGCCCGCCGGTGGAGCCGCCAGCTGGCCGCGGCCCAGACCATCGCCGTGGTCGCCGAGGGCGGGCGCACGGTGTCGCTGGGGTCGGTGCTGGGCCCGGCGTTCGCGACCGACCGCACGATGTTCTCCAGCGACGAGTTCCACCCCTCGGCCGCCGGGTACGCCGCGGCGGCCGCGTCGCTGCTCCCCTCGATCGCCGACTCGCTCGGTGTCTGGCCCGCCTCCGCCGACCGTGGGCTGCGCTCCCTGCGTCGGGACACCGTGCGCCCGGTCGCCCAGGCCGCGGCCCGCGCCGCAGGCCGCACCGGCACCGAGGTGCAGGCCACCGAGGTGCGCGGCGAGGACGCCGGACCCCGCGGACCGTGGGCGCGCCTGCGCCGCCGACGGCCGCCGGAGATGGCGAGCCCGGCCGAGGTGGGCGCGGTCGCTGCCGACGGCGTGCAGGTCGACCGCTAG
- a CDS encoding threonine ammonia-lyase → MTEPAVPLVSGADVESAARLLAGVVRRTPLEHSRALAERVGGPVWLKCENLQRTGSFKIRGAYTRIARLTDAERARGVVAASAGNHAQGVALAARELGAEATVFMPETAPLPKLAATRGYGAAVHQLGDSLTEPLVAARAFAEETGSVFIHPFDHPDVIAGQGTVGLEIVEQCPEVATVVVCTGGGGLVSGIAAAVKAARPDVRVVAVQAAAAAAFPASLAAGVPVPLTAMTTMADGIAVAAPGDLTLAHVAGLVDEVRTVTEAQLSRALLFCLERAKLVVEPAGVAAVAAVLADPGAFRAPVVAVVSGGNIDPVLMLKVVQHGMAAAQRYLSLRVRVPDRPGSLAALLRELAAVSANVLSVEHERTTAQLDLGDVEIAVVLETRGPDHAQEVVAALGRAGYTVAGG, encoded by the coding sequence GTGACCGAACCCGCGGTACCCCTCGTCTCCGGCGCCGACGTCGAGTCCGCCGCCCGGCTGCTGGCCGGGGTCGTGCGGCGCACCCCGCTGGAGCACTCCCGGGCGCTGGCCGAGCGGGTCGGGGGCCCGGTCTGGCTCAAGTGCGAGAACCTGCAGCGCACCGGCTCGTTCAAGATCCGCGGCGCCTACACCCGGATCGCGCGGCTCACCGACGCCGAACGGGCCCGGGGCGTGGTGGCCGCCAGCGCCGGCAACCACGCGCAGGGGGTCGCCCTGGCCGCCCGCGAGCTGGGCGCCGAGGCCACCGTCTTCATGCCCGAGACGGCCCCGCTGCCCAAGCTGGCCGCCACCCGGGGGTACGGCGCCGCCGTGCACCAGCTGGGCGACTCGCTGACCGAGCCGCTGGTGGCCGCCCGGGCCTTCGCCGAGGAGACCGGCTCGGTGTTCATCCACCCGTTCGACCACCCCGACGTGATCGCCGGTCAGGGCACCGTCGGGCTGGAGATCGTGGAGCAGTGCCCCGAGGTGGCCACCGTCGTGGTCTGCACCGGCGGCGGGGGACTGGTGTCGGGCATCGCCGCGGCCGTGAAGGCAGCCCGTCCCGACGTCCGGGTGGTGGCGGTGCAGGCGGCGGCCGCGGCGGCGTTCCCGGCCTCGCTGGCCGCCGGGGTGCCGGTGCCGCTGACGGCGATGACCACCATGGCCGACGGGATCGCCGTCGCGGCCCCGGGCGACCTGACGCTCGCGCACGTCGCGGGGCTGGTCGACGAGGTCCGCACGGTGACCGAGGCGCAGCTGTCGCGGGCGCTGCTGTTCTGCCTGGAGCGGGCCAAGCTCGTCGTCGAGCCCGCCGGCGTGGCGGCGGTGGCCGCCGTGCTCGCCGACCCCGGGGCGTTCCGGGCGCCGGTGGTGGCGGTGGTGTCCGGCGGCAACATCGACCCGGTGCTGATGCTCAAGGTCGTCCAGCACGGCATGGCCGCCGCCCAGCGGTACCTCTCGCTGCGGGTCCGGGTGCCCGACCGGCCGGGCTCGCTGGCCGCGCTGCTGCGCGAGCTGGCGGCGGTGTCGGCCAACGTGCTGTCGGTGGAGCACGAGCGGACGACGGCGCAGCTGGACCTGGGGGACGTGGAGATCGCGGTGGTCCTGGAGACCCGGGGTCCCGACCACGCCCAGGAGGTCGTGGCCGCCCTCGGGCGGGCCGGCTACACCGTCGCGGGCGGCTGA
- a CDS encoding GNAT family N-acetyltransferase — MSAPVVVEQVGAAATHPLRATLLRQGRPVEIAGDDDPATLHLAARLPSGEVVGVLRLHPQACAWRTAERPWQLRAMATDPAVRGTGAGRALVTDALARLTAAGADLVWCDARAAAVGFYERLGFVVVTDVFDVPLVGPHHGMVVGLPVS, encoded by the coding sequence GTGAGCGCACCGGTCGTCGTCGAGCAGGTCGGGGCCGCGGCGACGCACCCCCTGCGGGCGACCCTGCTGCGCCAGGGCCGCCCGGTGGAGATCGCCGGGGACGACGACCCGGCGACGCTGCACCTGGCCGCCCGGCTGCCGTCCGGTGAGGTGGTCGGCGTCCTCCGGCTGCACCCGCAGGCCTGTGCGTGGCGGACGGCCGAGCGGCCCTGGCAGCTGCGGGCGATGGCCACCGACCCGGCCGTGCGGGGCACCGGGGCCGGGCGGGCCCTGGTCACCGACGCCCTCGCCCGGCTCACCGCCGCCGGTGCGGACCTGGTGTGGTGCGACGCCCGGGCCGCCGCGGTCGGCTTCTACGAGCGGCTGGGCTTCGTCGTCGTCACCGACGTGTTCGACGTCCCGCTGGTGGGTCCGCACCACGGGATGGTGGTGGGCCTGCCGGTCAGCTGA
- the greA gene encoding transcription elongation factor GreA has product MVSTTDEQDQGVWLTQEAHDRLKGELDGLIAGRTAMAAEINARREEGDLKENGGYHAAKDEQGKQEGRIRQLTDLLRKARVGEPPTTATDAAVGTVITIAFDGDEDDTEKFLLGSREIAGTTGVSVYSPESALGSAILGASPGATVTYQAPNGKDITVKVLAVEPFVP; this is encoded by the coding sequence ATCGTGTCCACGACTGACGAGCAGGACCAGGGCGTCTGGCTGACCCAGGAGGCCCACGACCGGCTCAAGGGCGAACTCGACGGGCTCATCGCCGGACGCACCGCGATGGCCGCCGAGATCAACGCCCGCCGCGAGGAGGGCGACCTCAAGGAGAACGGCGGCTACCACGCCGCCAAGGACGAGCAGGGCAAGCAGGAGGGCCGGATCCGCCAGCTGACCGACCTGCTGCGCAAGGCCCGGGTCGGCGAGCCGCCGACGACCGCGACCGACGCCGCGGTGGGCACCGTCATCACCATCGCCTTCGACGGCGACGAGGACGACACCGAGAAGTTCCTGCTGGGCTCCCGGGAGATCGCCGGGACCACCGGGGTCTCGGTCTACTCGCCGGAGTCCGCCCTGGGCTCGGCCATCCTCGGTGCCTCCCCGGGCGCGACGGTCACCTACCAGGCGCCCAACGGCAAGGACATCACCGTGAAGGTGCTGGCCGTCGAGCCCTTCGTCCCCTGA
- a CDS encoding DUF2252 domain-containing protein, which produces MASDADAFRTKFRKMAADPFAFYRGSACLFYADLADAEDRWSDEQTSRTWIHGDLHAANFGSYMDGSGRIVFDVNDFDEAYLGHLSWDLRRFCASFALLAWRKALSDDAISALLRVYLEAYLDQVRLFARTADDREFTLDRHNTSGAVLDLVLATAEQTRISLLERLTVVEDHQRRFADMPRHRRLEDDERAEVLAAVAAYRETVPQSKRRREVAYDVKDLVGTGGFGIGSAGLPAYTVLLEGYDQALENDVVLSLKQAARAAPSRIVTDPEVRALFQHEGERTVSAQRAMQSHASPFLGHTVIRGVGFLVSELSPYEEDLDWEELTEPDEIAPVVAQLGRATAKIHCIGDADADHEAVDVQVEEAVLAMVGDRQEELIADLTAFAHGYAAQARADHRSFVDAFRAGEIPGISSSGDHPLS; this is translated from the coding sequence ATGGCCAGCGACGCCGACGCCTTCCGGACCAAGTTCCGCAAGATGGCCGCCGACCCGTTCGCCTTCTACCGCGGGTCGGCCTGTCTGTTCTACGCCGACCTGGCAGACGCCGAGGACCGGTGGAGTGACGAGCAGACGTCGCGGACGTGGATCCACGGTGACCTGCACGCCGCGAACTTCGGCAGCTACATGGACGGCTCGGGTCGCATCGTCTTCGACGTCAACGACTTCGACGAGGCCTACCTCGGTCACCTGTCCTGGGACCTGCGGCGCTTCTGCGCCAGCTTCGCGCTGCTCGCCTGGCGCAAGGCGCTGTCCGACGACGCCATCAGCGCTCTGCTGCGGGTGTACCTGGAGGCCTACCTCGACCAGGTGCGGCTGTTCGCCCGGACCGCGGACGACCGTGAGTTCACCCTCGACCGGCACAACACCAGCGGCGCGGTGCTGGACCTGGTGCTCGCCACGGCCGAGCAGACCCGCATCTCGCTGCTGGAGCGGCTGACCGTCGTCGAGGACCACCAGCGCCGCTTCGCCGACATGCCCCGGCACCGCCGGCTCGAGGACGACGAGCGTGCCGAGGTGCTGGCCGCGGTCGCCGCCTACCGGGAGACGGTGCCGCAGTCCAAGCGCCGCCGGGAGGTCGCCTACGACGTCAAGGACCTCGTGGGCACCGGCGGGTTCGGCATCGGCAGCGCCGGCCTGCCCGCCTACACGGTGCTGCTGGAGGGCTACGACCAGGCGCTGGAGAACGACGTCGTGCTGTCGCTGAAGCAGGCCGCCCGGGCCGCGCCGAGCCGGATCGTCACCGACCCCGAGGTGCGGGCGCTGTTCCAGCACGAGGGTGAGCGCACGGTCTCGGCCCAGCGGGCCATGCAGTCCCACGCGTCGCCGTTCCTGGGCCACACCGTCATCCGCGGCGTCGGCTTCCTGGTCTCCGAGCTCTCGCCCTACGAGGAGGACCTGGACTGGGAGGAGCTCACCGAGCCCGACGAGATCGCCCCGGTGGTGGCCCAGCTCGGGCGGGCCACCGCCAAGATCCACTGCATCGGGGACGCCGACGCCGACCACGAGGCCGTCGACGTCCAGGTCGAGGAGGCGGTGCTCGCGATGGTGGGCGACCGGCAGGAGGAGCTGATCGCCGACCTCACCGCCTTCGCCCACGGCTACGCGGCGCAGGCGCGGGCCGACCACCGGTCCTTCGTCGACGCCTTCCGCGCCGGGGAGATCCCCGGGATCAGCTCCAGCGGGGACCACCCGCTCAGCTGA
- a CDS encoding ATP-binding cassette domain-containing protein, translating into MSTATGGNAVVVEGLVKRFGDFTALDGVDLTVPEGSVLGLLGPNGAGKTTVVRILSTLLQADAGRATVAGLDVATQAAQVRGVIGLTGQYAAVDEYLTGEENLEMVGRLYRLGKKEARSRATALLDRFDLSEAARRPAKTYSGGMRRRLDIAASLIARPRVLFLDEPTTGLDPRSRLGMWEFIADLVSDGTTILLTTQYLEEADRLADAMVVIDRGRVIARGTADELKAQVGGERLELTAGSVEGLARAAELLRPLALEEPRQDTQTRRLTLPVTGGAATLADALRRLEGSGVEVLDVGLRRPDLDDVFLTLTGRSAEDAEPGTEKQETPR; encoded by the coding sequence ATGAGCACAGCCACCGGTGGCAACGCCGTCGTCGTCGAGGGCCTGGTCAAGCGGTTCGGTGACTTCACCGCCCTCGACGGGGTCGACCTCACCGTCCCGGAGGGCAGCGTGCTGGGCCTGCTCGGCCCCAACGGCGCGGGCAAGACCACCGTGGTGCGCATCCTGTCCACGCTGCTGCAGGCCGACGCCGGCCGGGCCACCGTCGCGGGGCTCGACGTGGCCACGCAGGCCGCCCAGGTGCGCGGGGTGATCGGTCTGACCGGGCAGTACGCCGCGGTCGACGAGTACCTCACCGGCGAGGAGAACCTGGAGATGGTGGGGCGGCTCTACCGGCTGGGCAAGAAGGAGGCCCGGTCCCGGGCGACCGCCCTGCTGGACCGCTTCGACCTGTCCGAGGCCGCGCGCCGCCCGGCCAAGACCTACTCCGGGGGCATGCGGCGCCGGCTGGACATCGCCGCCAGCCTCATCGCCCGGCCCCGGGTGCTCTTCCTCGACGAGCCCACCACCGGGTTGGACCCGCGCAGCCGGCTGGGCATGTGGGAGTTCATCGCCGACCTGGTCAGCGACGGGACGACCATCCTGCTCACCACCCAGTACCTCGAGGAGGCCGACCGCCTCGCCGACGCGATGGTGGTCATCGACCGGGGCAGGGTCATCGCCCGCGGCACCGCCGACGAGCTCAAGGCCCAGGTGGGTGGCGAGCGGCTGGAGCTGACCGCCGGTTCGGTCGAGGGCCTGGCCCGGGCCGCCGAGCTGCTGCGGCCGCTGGCCCTGGAGGAACCACGGCAGGACACCCAGACCCGCCGGCTCACCCTCCCGGTCACCGGGGGCGCCGCGACCCTGGCCGACGCGTTGCGCCGGCTGGAGGGCAGCGGGGTGGAGGTGCTCGACGTCGGCCTGCGCCGGCCCGACCTCGACGACGTCTTCCTCACCCTCACCGGCCGTTCCGCCGAGGACGCCGAGCCCGGCACCGAGAAGCAGGAGACCCCCCGATGA